The region ACGATATCGACATCGCGCTGGCTGAAACACGCGCCGCCATTGCTTACGGTGCTGATGAAGTTGATGTGGTGTTCCCGTACCGTGCGCTGATCGCCGGTAACGAGCAGGTAGGCTTCGATCTGGTGAAAGCCTGTAAAGAGGCTTGCGCGGCGGCGAACGTGCTGCTGAAAGTGATTATTGAAACCGGTGAGCTGAAAACGGAAGCATTGATCCGTAAAGCGTCTGAAATCGCCATTAAAGCCGGTGCAGATTTCATTAAAACGTCGACCGGTAAAGTGCCGGTAAACGCGACCCCGGAAAGCGCACGTATCATGATGGAAGTGATTCGCGATATGGGCGTTGAGAAAACCGTTGGTTTTAAACCGGCTGGTGGCGTACGTAGCGCGGAAGATGCGCAGCAGTATCTCGCCATTGCTGACGACCTGTTTGGTGCCGATTGGGCCGATGCCCGTCATTACCGTTTTGGCGCCTCCAGCCTGCTGGCAAGCCTGCTGAAAGCGTTGGGCCACGGCGACGGTAAGAGCGCAAGCAGCTATTAATTTGTCATTGCCGGGTAGCGCATTGTTACCCGGCCTCAATGGATTTTCCGGCTTTATTCCTCAGGGGGTTACCTTGTTTCTCGCTCAAGAAATTATTCGAAAAAAACGCGATGGTCTCGCGCTGAGTGATGAAGAAATCCGTTTCTTTATCAACGGAATACGCGATAACACCGTTTCTGAAGGGCAGATTGCTGCTCTGGCA is a window of Enterobacter sp. R4-368 DNA encoding:
- the deoC gene encoding deoxyribose-phosphate aldolase, translated to MSDLTASSLRALKLMDLTTLNDDDTNEKVIALCHQAKTPVGNTAAICIYPRFIPIARKTLNAQGTPDVRIATVTNFPHGNDDIDIALAETRAAIAYGADEVDVVFPYRALIAGNEQVGFDLVKACKEACAAANVLLKVIIETGELKTEALIRKASEIAIKAGADFIKTSTGKVPVNATPESARIMMEVIRDMGVEKTVGFKPAGGVRSAEDAQQYLAIADDLFGADWADARHYRFGASSLLASLLKALGHGDGKSASSY